The Phycisphaerae bacterium genome window below encodes:
- a CDS encoding DNRLRE domain-containing protein yields the protein MMKSTGVRTIVCSFVFGCVAAQAMAQSALQFNGTSQYATMGSSSTLNGTNFTVECWFRRDGAGTAVSSGTGGLPNAVPLVTKGAPEAEAPANVNANYMLVLSFNTPNYFLAADFEDTNGGVNHPLVGTTPIVAGTWYHAALVSSFAGGDTTVTLYLNGAVEATQTFTGVQPESASIQHFALATTLRSNGTTTAGFFQGVIDEARFWNVARTQAEIQATMNFPVTSGSGLVARWGLNEGAGLDVFDSTGSPENGTLVGSPTWVSGANAAPALAAAGEVTVTFRQGVNGYAGVVDTTLNANAPGTAQDGVTSLTVDGGADGATNERHALIRFDSIFGENAGQIPPGALIQSANLTVFVTNITANQTTLHRMLQNWTSAATWNSFTNGVQANGTEAAATADVTLAAFGTAVNQARSANVTSSLLTWHANPSANLGWAWLPGGTDGLVFDSSEGASGNRPRLSVTYLSTPDFPPATPVLVSPADQAVGISTSPTLSVTVDDPEDGAMDVTFYGREAAGPVGEDFTIIALPDTQFYACNNGSGCPTVTPSGPAIYNGQTQWIVNNRVSKNIVYVAHLGDCVEHGNDGNGGGDPDSEWTIADAALSLLENPLTTLLPDGIPYGIAVGNHDQTPMGVARSGGDEGATTSSYNNFFGLSRFNGRSYYGGRYDFGAPATYPNNNDNHFDLFSAGGMDFIAIAFEWDDTNNATRTAVLAWANSLLQTHSNRRAIVYAHTLIGTGNPGAFANQGQAVYDALKGNSNLFLMLCGHVPGEGRRQDTFNGNTIHTLLADYQSRSNGGDGFLRIIEFSPANNEIRVKTFSPTRNGGAGEFETDADSQFTISYDMGGGAAPFVLIGAHNNVSDESNASVVWSGLDANKTYEWYASVTDGLNTVTGPVWSFTTTCTNNSECDDGNSCTDDICDDGACIHINHTGACDDGDACTTDDTCADGACAGTPVTCPPGQFCDGLTGDCVFPPATISFQNGDVNGYAGTVDTYLHAGSANTNLGAAVEVQVDAPGGTPADAKHGLIRFNNIFGTDANQIPPGATITSAVLTVNVTNASVDLRSFHRMLQTWEASDTWNSRVNGIQADDVEARAAADSTSAFTGTGLTNVDVTADLVAWQGGASRYGWAIFCANTDGWAFSSAEAATQSLRPKLTVSYQPAPPCLSDLACDDGSACTDDACVDYLCVHTPVDCDDSNPCTVDTCDAQLGCQYAPASCDDGDACTVDDCDPEVGCTHEPIDCDDGDPCTNDSCQPANLAALTLSGTGQYVNVGTGAAVTNFGTDSFTIEGWVRPAANAGGTSVSLFRLGRTGAYSQAIVQLLANTNTIAASVETTTASTQVDTATGIAIPLNQWSHFAAVADRTPGAQRLRLYVNGNLVSDVSATAWGNNPVSSSDASVIGATRADTGALNAYFNGALDEVRLWSTARSQAEIQAGMNIQITSAAGLAARWGLNEGAGTTASDSVNGNHGVLTGGASWLTTGVVYLGAGGCVNAPIPNCCADVSDCDDGDPCTIDTCEGGSCVFTPVDCGIGQACNPGTGLCEVVPIVVTFRQGVNGYAGAIDTYIEPANPNTNRSAATPLIVDLSPLTQTLMRFDDIFGFGTGQIPPGATIQSATLTINVTNETQVGARLHRMLQTWSSTDTWNSLVGGVQADNVEALDTPDVTLTVVPTGTQVVTVTNSLQAWSDQPATNFGWAWLPPAADDSLQFGSAEASPSSNRPLLSVTYLYTIGCDDASDCDDGNPCTVDTCEGGSCVFTPIPGCCINAGQCDDGNPCTDDSCVDNECVFAPNSATCDDGDACTEDDTCSEGACAGTAIEDCCNDSSDCDDGNPCTIDDCSLPNIAALSFDGVNDYVTMGVASGLGTTAFTVECWFKWTGGSATASTGSGGLDNVIPLVAKGRSEQDSPANLNCNYFLGIGNNRLVADYEDSAAGLNHPVAGSTTITQNVWHHAALTFDPAGGAVTWTLYLDGVAETLCSTSSCTSCNTNCSINPSAIPESQSIQHFSIATGLNSTGVPAGFFGGLIDEVRVWNYARSASEIQGAMNVEIETAPGLLGRWGLNEGTGTVVADSTTLAENGTLTSGPTWVVNDLPAFGGGGCVHTPIPNCCLGAGDCDDGNPCTVDVCDNGVCVNTPVADGTACSNGEFCDGVETCQAGVCVDGADACVDLAHCDEINDLCLECLSNGECDDSNPCTIDTCENNTCVNTPIAPPDAAISVGLTMCVGTSASAAVADAGIGATYDWSILGGTIDAGQGTRSITFTANSSTGVDIGVIVSDSVGCAAADFASVSTTYCADITVEIPGLSMNPPAIVGVTRETIFTFYRCDTGLVADVRVVDVDYDAAGAIGASTVRLTGVHPNTTWLSVQTGHTLRKMAAITIAPSSIAEATVSLVSGDLRTQLMPQDGIIDILDFAILASRWDSNVTDCQTGSSEDCDYGADVTGDGKQNTADFQAIQINYFLTSDPLPGCGGGIGLPPSVPDEGIEIGGTSRPLPSRSPNRSIRTTDALRLIPQAGLADLTNDGVIDSKDIELFARKKNLTLRPEFRAKLDAIGVSKQ from the coding sequence ATGATGAAATCGACAGGCGTGCGAACGATTGTATGCAGTTTCGTGTTTGGGTGCGTCGCGGCGCAGGCGATGGCCCAGTCCGCGCTACAGTTCAACGGAACCAGTCAGTATGCCACAATGGGATCGTCCTCGACGCTCAACGGCACCAACTTCACGGTCGAGTGCTGGTTTCGACGAGACGGGGCCGGGACTGCCGTTTCCAGCGGCACCGGTGGTCTGCCCAACGCGGTCCCACTGGTGACAAAGGGCGCGCCAGAGGCAGAGGCGCCTGCAAACGTCAATGCGAACTACATGCTCGTGCTGAGCTTCAACACGCCGAATTACTTTCTTGCGGCGGATTTCGAGGACACGAACGGCGGCGTGAATCACCCCCTTGTCGGCACTACGCCGATTGTGGCGGGAACATGGTATCACGCGGCGCTGGTCTCCAGTTTCGCCGGAGGCGATACCACGGTCACGCTTTATCTTAATGGTGCCGTGGAAGCGACACAGACCTTCACCGGAGTTCAGCCAGAGTCTGCAAGTATTCAGCATTTCGCCCTGGCAACGACTTTGCGCTCGAACGGAACGACCACGGCGGGTTTCTTCCAGGGCGTGATCGATGAGGCCCGATTCTGGAATGTGGCGAGGACGCAGGCGGAAATTCAGGCCACGATGAACTTTCCCGTTACCAGTGGCAGCGGCCTCGTGGCTCGATGGGGGTTGAATGAAGGCGCGGGTTTGGACGTGTTTGATTCCACGGGTTCTCCGGAAAACGGTACGCTCGTGGGTTCGCCGACATGGGTTTCGGGTGCGAATGCCGCGCCGGCATTGGCGGCCGCCGGGGAAGTGACCGTCACATTCCGACAGGGCGTGAACGGGTATGCCGGTGTGGTTGACACCACGCTGAACGCAAATGCGCCAGGCACCGCGCAGGACGGCGTAACCAGTCTGACGGTGGACGGCGGGGCGGATGGAGCGACCAACGAACGTCATGCGCTGATTCGGTTCGACAGCATCTTCGGAGAAAATGCGGGTCAGATTCCGCCGGGCGCGCTGATTCAGTCCGCCAATCTCACCGTATTCGTCACCAATATCACGGCCAATCAGACGACTCTGCATCGGATGCTTCAGAATTGGACGTCGGCTGCGACATGGAACAGTTTCACAAACGGCGTGCAGGCAAACGGCACGGAGGCCGCGGCCACGGCGGATGTCACGCTCGCGGCATTCGGTACTGCGGTTAATCAGGCTCGAAGCGCGAACGTCACCAGCAGCCTGCTAACTTGGCATGCCAACCCTTCCGCGAATCTTGGATGGGCCTGGCTGCCGGGCGGTACCGACGGTCTTGTTTTCGACTCTTCCGAGGGTGCGTCCGGCAATCGCCCGCGACTGTCAGTGACCTATCTGTCCACGCCTGACTTTCCGCCGGCAACGCCAGTGCTCGTCAGCCCGGCCGACCAGGCCGTCGGTATCTCGACTTCGCCGACGCTGAGCGTCACCGTGGACGATCCGGAAGACGGTGCAATGGACGTGACCTTTTATGGTCGTGAGGCGGCCGGTCCCGTCGGCGAGGATTTCACGATCATCGCATTGCCCGATACGCAGTTTTATGCGTGCAACAACGGTTCCGGATGTCCGACGGTCACGCCGTCCGGTCCAGCGATCTACAATGGTCAGACCCAATGGATCGTGAACAATCGCGTATCGAAGAATATCGTCTATGTCGCGCACCTCGGGGATTGTGTGGAGCATGGCAATGACGGGAACGGAGGCGGCGACCCGGACTCGGAGTGGACAATTGCGGACGCCGCTCTGTCTCTGCTTGAGAATCCGCTGACCACGCTGCTGCCGGACGGCATTCCGTATGGTATTGCAGTGGGGAATCACGATCAGACGCCGATGGGCGTGGCCAGAAGCGGCGGCGACGAGGGCGCCACCACATCCAGTTACAACAATTTCTTCGGACTGTCGCGTTTCAACGGCCGATCCTATTACGGTGGTCGGTATGACTTCGGCGCGCCGGCCACCTACCCGAATAACAATGACAATCACTTCGATCTTTTTTCCGCGGGTGGGATGGACTTCATCGCCATCGCCTTCGAATGGGATGACACGAACAACGCGACGCGCACGGCGGTGCTGGCCTGGGCGAATAGTCTGTTGCAGACCCACAGCAATCGCCGGGCGATCGTTTATGCGCACACGCTGATAGGCACGGGCAATCCCGGCGCCTTTGCCAATCAGGGCCAGGCTGTTTACGACGCACTGAAGGGAAATTCCAATCTATTTCTCATGCTTTGTGGTCACGTTCCCGGTGAGGGCCGGCGACAGGACACATTCAACGGGAATACGATTCATACGCTACTTGCTGATTATCAGAGCCGATCAAATGGCGGAGACGGGTTTCTGCGGATTATTGAGTTTTCACCGGCCAACAACGAAATTCGTGTCAAGACCTTTTCACCCACGCGCAACGGCGGCGCGGGTGAGTTCGAGACTGACGCCGACAGCCAGTTCACCATCAGTTATGACATGGGTGGCGGCGCGGCGCCCTTCGTATTGATCGGCGCGCACAACAATGTGTCCGATGAATCGAACGCGAGCGTCGTCTGGTCCGGCCTTGATGCCAACAAGACCTATGAATGGTATGCCTCCGTGACGGATGGATTGAACACCGTCACGGGGCCGGTCTGGAGTTTCACGACCACCTGCACGAACAACAGCGAATGCGACGACGGCAATTCCTGCACTGACGACATCTGCGACGACGGCGCCTGCATTCACATCAATCACACCGGAGCATGTGACGATGGCGATGCCTGCACGACAGACGATACTTGCGCTGACGGCGCTTGTGCCGGAACTCCTGTGACGTGTCCGCCTGGGCAGTTCTGTGATGGGCTGACCGGTGACTGCGTCTTTCCTCCGGCGACGATCAGTTTCCAGAACGGCGATGTAAACGGCTATGCCGGAACGGTGGACACTTACCTTCATGCCGGCAGCGCCAACACCAATCTTGGCGCGGCCGTTGAAGTTCAGGTCGATGCACCCGGCGGCACGCCCGCCGATGCCAAGCACGGCCTGATCCGATTCAACAACATCTTCGGCACCGATGCGAACCAGATTCCGCCTGGCGCGACGATTACGTCGGCCGTGCTGACCGTGAACGTGACGAACGCAAGCGTTGATTTGCGATCGTTCCATCGCATGTTGCAGACATGGGAGGCTTCGGACACATGGAACTCGCGCGTGAACGGTATTCAGGCTGACGATGTCGAAGCCCGGGCGGCCGCGGATTCCACATCAGCGTTTACGGGCACGGGTTTAACAAATGTCGATGTGACTGCCGATCTCGTGGCGTGGCAGGGCGGTGCCAGTCGCTATGGCTGGGCCATTTTCTGTGCCAATACGGATGGCTGGGCCTTTTCGTCCGCGGAGGCAGCGACGCAGTCCCTGCGTCCGAAGTTGACCGTGAGCTATCAGCCGGCGCCACCCTGCCTTTCCGACCTAGCGTGTGATGACGGCAGCGCCTGCACGGACGATGCGTGCGTTGATTACCTGTGTGTGCATACGCCGGTCGATTGTGATGACTCGAACCCGTGCACCGTTGACACGTGCGATGCGCAACTTGGTTGTCAATATGCGCCGGCATCCTGTGACGACGGTGACGCCTGCACCGTTGACGACTGCGATCCGGAGGTCGGATGCACTCACGAACCAATCGATTGCGACGACGGTGATCCCTGTACCAATGATTCGTGTCAGCCCGCCAATCTTGCGGCACTGACTCTGTCGGGGACCGGCCAATATGTGAATGTCGGTACGGGTGCGGCCGTGACCAATTTCGGCACCGACAGTTTCACAATCGAGGGCTGGGTTCGCCCGGCAGCGAACGCAGGCGGAACGAGTGTCAGCCTGTTCCGGCTGGGGCGCACCGGCGCCTATTCGCAGGCCATCGTTCAACTGCTTGCGAATACCAACACCATTGCTGCCTCTGTTGAGACGACGACCGCGTCGACCCAGGTTGACACCGCGACGGGCATTGCGATTCCGCTGAATCAGTGGTCTCATTTTGCCGCGGTGGCCGACCGGACCCCGGGGGCCCAACGACTGCGGCTTTACGTGAACGGGAATCTCGTGAGCGATGTCAGTGCAACGGCATGGGGAAACAATCCGGTTTCCAGCAGCGACGCCAGTGTCATCGGCGCGACCCGTGCGGATACCGGCGCTCTCAACGCTTACTTCAACGGCGCGCTCGACGAGGTGCGTCTCTGGAGTACGGCCCGGTCACAAGCCGAAATTCAGGCCGGTATGAACATTCAGATCACTTCTGCTGCCGGCCTGGCCGCACGATGGGGACTCAACGAGGGCGCGGGTACGACGGCATCTGATTCCGTCAACGGTAATCACGGCGTGTTGACCGGAGGCGCCTCCTGGCTCACCACCGGTGTTGTCTATCTTGGGGCGGGCGGCTGCGTCAACGCGCCGATTCCGAATTGCTGTGCCGATGTTTCCGATTGCGACGATGGCGACCCATGTACGATTGACACGTGCGAGGGTGGATCGTGTGTCTTTACGCCGGTGGACTGCGGCATCGGCCAGGCCTGCAATCCGGGGACAGGACTCTGCGAAGTCGTGCCGATCGTCGTGACATTCCGGCAGGGCGTGAACGGTTATGCCGGCGCGATTGATACCTATATCGAACCGGCCAATCCGAATACGAATCGATCTGCGGCGACGCCGTTGATTGTTGATCTTTCGCCTCTCACTCAAACTTTGATGCGTTTCGACGACATTTTTGGATTTGGTACTGGCCAGATTCCGCCGGGCGCGACGATCCAATCCGCCACGCTCACAATTAACGTGACGAATGAAACGCAGGTCGGCGCGCGGTTGCATCGAATGTTGCAGACATGGTCATCGACTGACACGTGGAACTCACTGGTCGGCGGCGTTCAGGCTGACAATGTCGAAGCGCTGGATACGCCCGATGTGACACTGACGGTTGTTCCGACGGGTACCCAGGTCGTGACCGTCACCAACAGTCTTCAGGCCTGGTCGGATCAGCCGGCAACCAATTTCGGATGGGCATGGCTGCCGCCGGCCGCGGACGATTCGTTGCAGTTTGGTTCGGCGGAGGCTTCGCCGTCATCCAACCGGCCGCTGCTCAGCGTGACCTATCTCTACACGATCGGATGTGACGACGCTTCCGATTGCGACGACGGCAACCCATGTACGGTTGACACCTGCGAGGGCGGATCGTGTGTCTTCACTCCGATTCCGGGTTGCTGCATCAATGCCGGACAGTGCGACGACGGGAATCCGTGTACCGACGACAGTTGCGTGGACAATGAGTGCGTTTTTGCGCCCAACTCGGCAACCTGTGACGACGGTGATGCGTGTACAGAGGATGATACCTGCTCGGAGGGCGCCTGTGCCGGCACGGCGATCGAGGACTGCTGCAACGATTCGTCCGACTGTGACGACGGCAACCCTTGTACGATCGACGATTGCAGTCTGCCGAATATTGCGGCACTGTCGTTTGACGGCGTCAACGACTATGTGACGATGGGCGTGGCATCCGGACTGGGGACAACAGCATTCACGGTCGAATGCTGGTTTAAGTGGACTGGGGGATCCGCCACGGCGTCGACCGGCTCGGGCGGACTGGACAATGTCATTCCGCTCGTCGCCAAAGGGCGCTCAGAGCAGGACTCGCCGGCCAATCTCAACTGCAATTATTTCCTTGGCATTGGGAACAACAGGCTGGTCGCCGACTACGAAGATTCCGCCGCCGGCCTGAATCACCCGGTTGCCGGTTCGACGACGATCACTCAAAACGTCTGGCACCATGCCGCGTTGACGTTCGATCCGGCGGGCGGCGCTGTCACGTGGACCCTGTATCTCGACGGCGTCGCTGAAACACTGTGCAGCACCAGTTCCTGCACGTCGTGTAATACGAACTGCTCAATCAATCCGAGTGCAATACCCGAATCCCAGAGCATCCAGCATTTCTCCATTGCAACCGGACTGAATTCCACCGGCGTACCGGCCGGATTTTTTGGCGGGCTCATTGACGAGGTACGAGTCTGGAACTACGCGCGGAGCGCGTCCGAAATTCAGGGCGCGATGAACGTCGAAATCGAGACGGCTCCCGGTCTGCTCGGCCGATGGGGACTGAATGAGGGCACAGGCACGGTTGTCGCCGATTCGACGACTCTGGCTGAGAACGGCACGCTGACCTCCGGGCCGACCTGGGTTGTGAATGACCTTCCGGCTTTCGGCGGCGGCGGATGCGTGCACACGCCGATTCCGAACTGCTGCCTCGGCGCCGGCGACTGCGATGATGGCAATCCCTGCACCGTGGATGTTTGCGATAACGGTGTCTGCGTGAATACACCTGTTGCTGACGGCACGGCCTGTTCCAACGGCGAGTTTTGTGACGGCGTTGAGACATGCCAAGCCGGCGTTTGTGTTGACGGCGCCGATGCGTGCGTCGATCTTGCGCATTGCGATGAGATCAACGATCTGTGCCTTGAGTGCCTGTCAAACGGGGAGTGCGATGACAGCAATCCATGCACGATCGACACATGCGAAAACAACACTTGCGTAAACACCCCAATCGCGCCGCCGGATGCGGCGATCTCGGTGGGCTTGACAATGTGTGTTGGCACGAGCGCGAGTGCCGCCGTCGCTGATGCCGGCATCGGTGCGACCTACGACTGGAGCATTCTCGGCGGCACGATTGATGCGGGACAGGGCACCCGCTCAATCACTTTCACGGCCAACTCATCGACGGGAGTGGACATCGGCGTGATCGTTTCTGATTCGGTCGGCTGCGCCGCCGCTGATTTCGCGAGTGTATCGACAACGTATTGCGCGGACATCACCGTGGAGATTCCCGGATTGAGCATGAACCCGCCGGCGATCGTCGGTGTGACGCGCGAAACGATCTTCACGTTCTACAGGTGCGATACGGGATTGGTCGCCGACGTGCGTGTGGTCGATGTCGACTATGACGCTGCCGGCGCGATCGGCGCATCCACGGTACGGTTGACCGGGGTTCATCCGAATACCACCTGGTTGAGTGTGCAGACGGGGCATACGCTTCGGAAAATGGCCGCTATTACGATCGCACCATCCAGCATCGCCGAGGCGACGGTGTCGTTGGTCAGCGGGGATCTTCGGACGCAACTGATGCCGCAGGACGGGATCATCGACATATTGGATTTCGCGATTCTGGCTTCGAGATGGGATTCCAATGTCACAGATTGCCAGACCGGTTCTTCCGAGGACTGCGATTATGGCGCGGATGTGACCGGCGACGGAAAACAGAACACAGCGGATTTCCAGGCGATTCAGATCAACTACTTCCTGACGAGCGATCCGCTTCCAGGTTGCGGCGGCGGCATCGGACTACCGCCGTCGGTTCCGGACGAAGGAATCGAGATCGGCGGGACGAGCCGACCATTGCCTTCAAGGTCGCCGAATCGAAGCATCCGGACGACCGATGCGCTTCGTCTCATTCCACAAGCCGGTCTTGCCGATCTCACGAATGACGGCGTCATTGACTCCAAAGATATTGAGCTGTTTGCCAGGAAGAAGAATCTGACGCTGCGGCCCGAGTTTCGAGCGAAGCTCGATGCGATCGGCGTCTCGAAGCAGTGA
- a CDS encoding efflux RND transporter permease subunit, translating to MLARFCINRPVLACVVSIVIVLLGAIAAGLLPIAEYPDVTPPMIRVTAYYPGANAQVVADTVAAPIEQQVNGVERMMYMSSQSNNDGSYTLDVTFEIGTDINMAQVLVQNRVAIAQPSLPEVVRNIGVTTKKQAADILLAISLYSADNPETGLPYYDQLYLSNYATIQLKDAIGRIEGVGDAFIMGQQDYSLRVWLYPDQLQARGMTVGDVIRVLREQNVQVAAGRIGQPPVPAGQDFQFTLSTLGRLIEPEQFADIVLKTDSKGEITYLRDVARTELGARSEDLMARLDRRPSSGLAIYLLPGANALDTADQIKAKMRELETRFPAGLKYNIVYDTTPFVRESVSQVFHTLIEAIILVTVVVLLFLQDWKSVLLPMIGVIVSLVGTFAVMSVMGFTLNNLTLFGLVLAIGIVVDDAIVVLENIERHLEMGKPVREATIDAMKEITGPILAITLVLSSVLLPSAFLSGLVGQFFRQFAVTISVSMIISAINAMTMTPALAVLFFRNRKPGHHGDEGKEALPWWSFALFGGLASMWLLAPVLGPWLGLPTGEHDGEAAPGGLSTSVQSFGAHLLFFLPGAVAGGMIGRLLIPPVNWVLSRVFRGFNWLFERTTQAYGAGVGWCLRLSAVVLLIYVGMIGLTGFGFSRIPTGFIPIQDKGYLVTNIVLPDSASLERTLAVTDAVERIALETPGVAHTLSLPGMSYVLNANSSNYSNVFVILKPFEERLDKEFGAEVVAARIRERLSREVLEAQVLVFGAPPISGLGKSAGFKLMVEGIGDVNFQELQARADDLAAKGNQQPGLVGLFNGFRASTPQLYVDIDREKVKSMGVPLTDVFDALQAYLGSYYVNDFNRFGRTWQVNVQADAAYRTDAEILRQFKVRNAEGEMVPLGALAEVRDSTGPVQVTRYNMFPAAAITGTPLPGTSMGDALAAMERLSRDLPRNMATEWTEVSYLQKEASKLEQFRDLQKNPFSAFALGVMLVYFVLAGLYEGWSLPWAVILVVPMCLLSALAGLFLAGMDVNIFVQVGFVVLVGLAAKNAILIVEFARDQQDQGASRFDATVESARVRLRPILMTSFAFILGVFPLVIAHGAGAEMRQTLGMAVFAGMIGVTLFGIFLTPVFYYVIRGFVRTQQRYNELDELQVAVQ from the coding sequence ATGCTCGCCCGTTTCTGCATAAACCGTCCAGTCCTGGCCTGCGTGGTCTCGATCGTGATCGTCCTTCTCGGGGCTATCGCGGCAGGCCTATTGCCCATCGCGGAGTACCCCGACGTCACGCCGCCGATGATCCGCGTCACCGCGTATTACCCTGGCGCCAACGCACAAGTTGTGGCTGACACGGTCGCGGCACCGATTGAGCAGCAAGTGAATGGCGTTGAGCGAATGATGTACATGTCGTCGCAGAGCAACAACGACGGCTCGTACACGCTGGATGTGACGTTTGAGATCGGCACCGACATCAACATGGCGCAGGTGTTGGTGCAGAACCGCGTCGCCATCGCCCAGCCCTCGCTGCCCGAAGTGGTCAGGAACATCGGCGTGACCACCAAGAAACAGGCTGCGGACATCCTGCTCGCCATCAGCCTTTACTCTGCGGACAACCCGGAAACCGGCCTGCCTTACTACGACCAGCTCTACCTTAGCAACTACGCAACCATCCAGCTCAAGGACGCGATCGGGCGCATCGAGGGCGTTGGCGACGCGTTTATCATGGGTCAGCAAGACTACAGCCTGCGCGTCTGGCTGTATCCGGACCAGCTCCAGGCGCGGGGTATGACGGTTGGAGACGTGATCCGAGTGTTGCGTGAGCAGAACGTGCAGGTGGCCGCGGGACGGATCGGCCAGCCACCGGTGCCCGCAGGCCAGGACTTTCAGTTCACGCTCAGCACACTCGGCCGACTGATTGAACCAGAGCAGTTTGCCGACATTGTGCTCAAGACGGACTCCAAGGGAGAGATAACCTACCTCCGAGACGTCGCCCGAACCGAATTGGGCGCGCGGAGCGAGGACCTGATGGCGCGGCTGGACCGCCGCCCGTCTTCAGGCCTGGCCATCTACCTGCTGCCCGGCGCGAACGCGCTGGACACCGCCGACCAGATCAAGGCCAAGATGCGGGAACTGGAGACGCGATTCCCTGCCGGCCTTAAGTACAACATCGTTTACGACACGACGCCCTTCGTCCGCGAGTCCGTCAGTCAAGTGTTCCACACCCTGATCGAGGCCATCATCCTCGTGACGGTGGTTGTGCTTCTGTTTCTCCAAGACTGGAAATCCGTGCTCTTGCCCATGATCGGCGTGATCGTATCGCTGGTCGGCACGTTTGCCGTCATGAGCGTGATGGGCTTCACGCTCAACAATCTGACTCTGTTCGGGCTGGTACTCGCGATCGGCATCGTCGTGGACGACGCCATCGTCGTGCTGGAGAACATCGAGCGGCACCTCGAGATGGGCAAGCCCGTTCGCGAAGCCACGATCGACGCGATGAAGGAGATCACCGGGCCGATCCTGGCCATCACCCTCGTCCTTAGCTCGGTGCTTCTGCCCAGCGCGTTCCTCAGCGGGCTGGTCGGCCAGTTCTTCCGACAGTTTGCCGTTACCATCTCGGTGTCCATGATCATCTCGGCGATCAACGCCATGACCATGACACCTGCGTTGGCCGTGTTGTTCTTCCGCAACCGCAAGCCCGGACATCACGGGGACGAGGGCAAGGAGGCATTGCCGTGGTGGAGCTTCGCTCTGTTCGGCGGGTTGGCGTCAATGTGGCTGCTCGCGCCGGTCTTAGGCCCGTGGCTTGGCCTGCCAACAGGTGAGCACGACGGCGAGGCGGCGCCCGGTGGCTTGAGTACAAGTGTGCAATCCTTCGGCGCGCACCTGCTCTTCTTCCTCCCCGGCGCCGTCGCCGGTGGCATGATCGGTCGACTGCTGATCCCCCCGGTGAACTGGGTGCTAAGTCGTGTCTTCCGCGGTTTCAACTGGCTCTTCGAGCGGACGACGCAGGCCTATGGCGCGGGCGTGGGCTGGTGCCTTCGCCTCAGCGCTGTCGTGCTCCTGATCTACGTCGGGATGATCGGCCTGACCGGCTTCGGCTTCAGCCGCATCCCCACCGGGTTCATCCCCATACAGGACAAGGGCTATCTGGTGACGAACATCGTGTTGCCCGACTCGGCATCGCTGGAGCGCACGCTTGCAGTTACCGATGCGGTCGAGCGGATCGCGCTGGAGACGCCGGGCGTCGCCCACACGCTGTCACTGCCGGGCATGTCGTACGTCCTGAACGCCAACAGCTCTAACTACAGCAACGTCTTCGTCATCCTCAAGCCGTTCGAAGAGCGCCTTGACAAGGAGTTTGGCGCTGAGGTCGTTGCGGCCCGGATCCGCGAGCGCCTTTCACGTGAGGTGCTGGAGGCGCAGGTGCTAGTCTTCGGGGCACCGCCAATCTCGGGCCTTGGAAAATCTGCCGGCTTCAAGTTGATGGTGGAAGGCATCGGCGACGTGAACTTCCAAGAGCTTCAGGCCCGTGCCGACGATCTGGCCGCCAAGGGCAACCAACAGCCCGGCCTCGTCGGTCTGTTTAACGGCTTCCGCGCCAGTACGCCCCAACTCTACGTGGACATCGACCGCGAGAAGGTCAAATCGATGGGCGTGCCACTCACCGATGTGTTCGACGCGCTCCAGGCATACCTGGGCAGTTACTACGTCAACGACTTCAACCGATTCGGTCGCACCTGGCAGGTGAATGTGCAGGCCGACGCGGCGTACCGCACCGATGCGGAAATCCTCCGGCAGTTCAAGGTTCGCAATGCCGAAGGCGAGATGGTGCCATTGGGCGCACTGGCCGAGGTGCGCGATTCCACGGGGCCGGTTCAGGTCACGCGCTACAACATGTTCCCCGCCGCCGCGATCACCGGAACCCCGCTGCCCGGAACAAGTATGGGCGACGCGCTGGCAGCGATGGAGCGACTCAGCCGAGACCTGCCGCGCAACATGGCCACTGAATGGACCGAAGTGAGCTACCTCCAGAAGGAGGCAAGCAAGCTCGAGCAGTTCCGCGACTTGCAGAAAAACCCCTTCAGCGCATTTGCGCTGGGCGTGATGCTTGTCTACTTCGTGCTGGCCGGCCTATACGAGGGGTGGTCGCTGCCGTGGGCGGTGATTCTCGTTGTGCCCATGTGCCTGCTCAGCGCGCTGGCGGGACTGTTCCTTGCCGGCATGGACGTCAACATCTTCGTACAGGTCGGCTTCGTGGTGCTTGTCGGCCTGGCGGCCAAGAACGCAATCCTGATTGTCGAGTTCGCCCGCGATCAGCAAGACCAGGGCGCAAGCCGATTCGACGCAACCGTCGAGTCTGCCCGCGTGCGTCTGCGGCCGATCCTCATGACCAGCTTCGCGTTCATCCTCGGCGTATTCCCGCTGGTGATCGCGCACGGCGCTGGCGCCGAGATGCGGCAGACGCTGGGAATGGCCGTGTTCGCCGGCATGATCGGCGTCACCCTGTTCGGCATCTTCCTTACGCCCGTGTTCTATTACGTCATCCGCGGGTTCGTTCGAACGCAACAGCGATACAACGAACTGGATGAGTTACAAGTGGCCGTTCAATGA